The proteins below come from a single candidate division KSB1 bacterium genomic window:
- a CDS encoding ComF family protein, protein MRERKILTTFAKPFATLLQTILDFAYPPYCILCNSLLNQDERLVCNVCWNNLPLLDDRSDLVQELKTKFSEEIFFSYAIAIWQYSPNVQTVIHRFKYGNFKILANRIGSFMAEKLKPLNFSPDETLLIPVPLHKTRARERGYNQSALLCRAIARQTGLPYDEHILKRVRYTRSQTKLSASERLKNVNQAFRIVNKEPIQNKNVILIDDVITTGATMNECARELITNGARTVALCAIAHA, encoded by the coding sequence ATGAGAGAAAGAAAAATTCTCACAACATTTGCCAAGCCTTTTGCTACGCTGCTACAAACGATCCTTGATTTTGCTTACCCACCGTACTGCATCCTCTGTAATTCATTGCTCAACCAAGATGAAAGATTAGTGTGCAATGTCTGTTGGAACAATCTGCCACTGCTTGATGATAGAAGCGATCTGGTCCAGGAATTGAAAACCAAATTTTCTGAAGAAATCTTTTTTTCATACGCGATCGCGATCTGGCAATATAGCCCTAACGTCCAAACAGTGATTCATCGCTTCAAATATGGAAATTTCAAAATTCTCGCGAATCGAATCGGCAGCTTCATGGCGGAAAAATTGAAACCGCTCAACTTCTCTCCTGATGAAACATTACTCATTCCTGTGCCGCTCCACAAGACTCGGGCAAGAGAGCGAGGCTATAATCAAAGCGCGCTGCTTTGTCGAGCCATCGCGAGACAAACTGGATTACCTTATGACGAACACATTTTGAAACGCGTTCGATATACGCGTTCTCAAACCAAACTCTCGGCTTCAGAGCGTTTGAAAAATGTCAATCAGGCATTTAGAATCGTCAATAAAGAGCCTATTCAGAACAAAAATGTAATTTTGATCGATGATGTCATAACAACTGGCGCCACGATGAATGAAT